From one Vanacampus margaritifer isolate UIUO_Vmar chromosome 12, RoL_Vmar_1.0, whole genome shotgun sequence genomic stretch:
- the LOC144061360 gene encoding striatin-like isoform X1 has translation MDEQAGPGVFFNNNNNSVLPGTGKGPLPDGDVGEAARAQYSIPGILHFLQHEWARFEVERAQWDVERAELQAQIAFLQGERKGQENLKKDLVRRIKMLEYALKQERAKYHKLKYGTDLSQGDIKPPSYDSDDTNENDTSASLNNQLSWKQGRQLLRQYLQEVGYTDTILDVKSQRVRALLGLASDGSGKTVERMSTEPLVNGTDTSTKGMGTRGKTELSDTSAVLEAFNFIENAEFSDEDDEEDSEGKERTNVESRTIIRKKPSSSTPLASMDISEDPDTEDALKGFDFLSSPDEMDISPECRGTGDGTDWDKDEHGPISEAWDVDPGLITKLKEQYRKERKGKKGVKRPNRSKLQDMLANLRDAEDVSHMQPPSTGQSRPNVVRFNEHDGGRTDEVEALTFPPTSGKSFIMGSDEAMESELGLGELAGLTVANEADSLAYEIGNNKDAMRKTWNPKFTLRSHFDGIRALTFHPVEPVLVTASEDHTLKMWNLQKTTPAKKSTSLDVEPMYTFRAHRGAVLSVVMSSSGEQCFSGGVDGTIQCWNTPNPNIDPYDSYDSSVLRGELCGHTDSVWGLVYSSTHQRLLSCSADGTVRLWDANSTSPALAVFNENKKMGVPSSVDLVCSEPAHLVTSFTNGEIGLFNMETSQLVLSLESNSEQGPPIHINKILSHPTLPITITAQEDRHIKFYDNNTGKLIHSMVAHLDAVTSLAVDPNGLYLMSGSHDCSIRLWNLESKTCIQEFTAHRKKFEESIHDVAFHPSKCYIASAGADALAKVFV, from the exons gCACAAATCGCTTTCCTACAAGGAGAGAGGAAAGGCCAGGAAAATCTCAAGAAAGATCTTGTGAGGAGGATCAAAATGTTGGAATATGCACTGAAGCAAGAGAG AGCAAAGTACCATAAGTTAAAATATGGGACAGACTTAAGTCAAGGTGACATAAAACCTCCAAGCTACGATTCCG ACGATACCAATGAGAACGACACTTCTGCATCTCTGAacaatcagctgtcctggaaacAAGGCCGGCAGCTCCTCAGGCA GTACCTTCAGGAGGTTGGCTACACTGACACCATCTTAGATGTGAAGTCACAGCGCGTCCGAGCATTACTAGGACTAGCCAGTGATGGAAGTGGGAAGACGGTTGAACGTATGAGTACGGAGCCTTTGGTAAATGGGACAGACACGTCAACAAAGGGCATGGGGACTAGAGG GAAAACGGAGCTCTCTGACACAAGCGCCGTACTCGAGGCCTTCAATTTCATCGAGAATGCGGAGTTCAGTGATGAAGACGATGAAGAGGATAGTGAGGGGAAGGAGAGGACTAATGTGGAGTCCAGAACG ATCATTCGGAAGAAGCCGTCGTCATCAACGCCGCTAGCCAGTATGGACATTAGTGAAGACCCAGACACAGAAGACGCACTTAAGGGCTTTGACTTCTTATCAAGTCCTGACGAGATGGACATCTCACCAGAGTGCAGAGGGACAGGGGATGGCACTGACTGGG ACAAGGACGAGCACGGTCCCATTTCTGAGGCCTGGGACGTGGACCCGGGCTTGATAACCAAACTCAAGGAGCAGTACAGAAAGGAGCGCAAGGGGAAAAAGGGGGTGAAGA GACCCAACCGGTCCAAGCTCCAAGACATGCTGGCTAATCTGAGGGATGCCGAGGACGTGTCCCACATGCAGCCTCCATCCACCGGCCAATCCCGACCCAATGTGGTACGCTTCAACGAGCACGACGGCGGCCGAACAGATGAAG TGGAGGCGCTGACCTTCCCGCCCACCTCAGGGAAGTCGTTCATTATGGGCTCAGATGAGGCCATGGAGAGTGAGCTGGGCTTGGGCGAGCTGGCCGGGCTCACTGTAGCCAACGAGGCCGACAGCCTGGCGTACGAA ATTGGCAACAATAAAGATGCCATGCGAAAAACCTGGAATCCTAAATTTACCTTGCGGAGCCATTTTGACGGGATTCGAGCCCTAACGTTCCATCCCGTGGAGCCCGTCCTGGTCACTGCCTCAGAGGATCACACGCTCAAGATGTGGAATCTTCAAAAGACGACTCCTGCCAAAAA gagtaCATCTTTAGACGTGGAGCCAATGTACACGTTCAGGGCCCACAG GGGGGCTGTGTTGAGTGTGGTCATGAGCAGCTCTGGGGAGCAGTGTTTCAGCGGAGGAGTGGACGGCACCATCCAATGCTGGAACACGCCCAATCCCAACATCGACCCCTACGATTCCTATG ACTCTTCAGTGCTACGCGGGGAGCTTTGCGGACACACAGACTCCGTTTGGGGCTTAGTGTACAGCAGTACACACCAGCGCCTCCTCTCCTGCTCGGCTGATGGGACCGTGAGACTGTGGGATGCCAACAGCACTTCCCCCGCCCTCGCAGTATTCAACGAAAATAAAA AGATGGGAGTTCCCTCATCGGTGGACCTGGTCTGCAGTGAACCGGCTCACCTGGTCACATCCTTCACCAACGGGGAGATCGGCCTCTTCAACATGGAGACGAGTCAACTCGTCCTCAGCTTGGAGTCCAATTCGGAGCAAG GTCCTCCCATTCACATCAACAAGATCCTCAGCCACCCAACGCTGCCCATCACCATCACAGCACAGGAGGACAGACACATCAAGTTCTACGACAACAACACTGGCAAACTGATCCACTCGATGGTAGCCCACCTGGATGCCGTCACCAGCTTAGCTGTGGACCCCAACGGACTGTATCTCATGTCAGGCA GTCACGACTGCTCCATCCGCCTGTGGAACCTGGAGAGCAAAACGTGCATCCAAGAGTTCACGGCTCACCGAAAGAAATTTGAAGAGTCCATTCACGATGTGGCTTTTCATCCGTCAAAATGCTACATCGCCAGCGCCGGGGCGGACGCTCTCGCCAAGGTGTTCGTATGA
- the LOC144061360 gene encoding striatin-like isoform X2: MDEQAGPGVFFNNNNNSVLPGTGKGPLPDGDVGEAARAQYSIPGILHFLQHEWARFEVERAQWDVERAELQAQIAFLQGERKGQENLKKDLVRRIKMLEYALKQERAKYHKLKYGTDLSQGDIKPPSYDSDDTNENDTSASLNNQLSWKQGRQLLRQYLQEVGYTDTILDVKSQRVRALLGLASDGSGKTVERMSTEPLVNGTDTSTKGMGTRGKTELSDTSAVLEAFNFIENAEFSDEDDEEDSEGKERTNVESRTIIRKKPSSSTPLASMDISEDPDTEDALKGFDFLSSPDEMDISPECRGTGDGTDWGPNRSKLQDMLANLRDAEDVSHMQPPSTGQSRPNVVRFNEHDGGRTDEVEALTFPPTSGKSFIMGSDEAMESELGLGELAGLTVANEADSLAYEIGNNKDAMRKTWNPKFTLRSHFDGIRALTFHPVEPVLVTASEDHTLKMWNLQKTTPAKKSTSLDVEPMYTFRAHRGAVLSVVMSSSGEQCFSGGVDGTIQCWNTPNPNIDPYDSYDSSVLRGELCGHTDSVWGLVYSSTHQRLLSCSADGTVRLWDANSTSPALAVFNENKKMGVPSSVDLVCSEPAHLVTSFTNGEIGLFNMETSQLVLSLESNSEQGPPIHINKILSHPTLPITITAQEDRHIKFYDNNTGKLIHSMVAHLDAVTSLAVDPNGLYLMSGSHDCSIRLWNLESKTCIQEFTAHRKKFEESIHDVAFHPSKCYIASAGADALAKVFV; the protein is encoded by the exons gCACAAATCGCTTTCCTACAAGGAGAGAGGAAAGGCCAGGAAAATCTCAAGAAAGATCTTGTGAGGAGGATCAAAATGTTGGAATATGCACTGAAGCAAGAGAG AGCAAAGTACCATAAGTTAAAATATGGGACAGACTTAAGTCAAGGTGACATAAAACCTCCAAGCTACGATTCCG ACGATACCAATGAGAACGACACTTCTGCATCTCTGAacaatcagctgtcctggaaacAAGGCCGGCAGCTCCTCAGGCA GTACCTTCAGGAGGTTGGCTACACTGACACCATCTTAGATGTGAAGTCACAGCGCGTCCGAGCATTACTAGGACTAGCCAGTGATGGAAGTGGGAAGACGGTTGAACGTATGAGTACGGAGCCTTTGGTAAATGGGACAGACACGTCAACAAAGGGCATGGGGACTAGAGG GAAAACGGAGCTCTCTGACACAAGCGCCGTACTCGAGGCCTTCAATTTCATCGAGAATGCGGAGTTCAGTGATGAAGACGATGAAGAGGATAGTGAGGGGAAGGAGAGGACTAATGTGGAGTCCAGAACG ATCATTCGGAAGAAGCCGTCGTCATCAACGCCGCTAGCCAGTATGGACATTAGTGAAGACCCAGACACAGAAGACGCACTTAAGGGCTTTGACTTCTTATCAAGTCCTGACGAGATGGACATCTCACCAGAGTGCAGAGGGACAGGGGATGGCACTGACTGGG GACCCAACCGGTCCAAGCTCCAAGACATGCTGGCTAATCTGAGGGATGCCGAGGACGTGTCCCACATGCAGCCTCCATCCACCGGCCAATCCCGACCCAATGTGGTACGCTTCAACGAGCACGACGGCGGCCGAACAGATGAAG TGGAGGCGCTGACCTTCCCGCCCACCTCAGGGAAGTCGTTCATTATGGGCTCAGATGAGGCCATGGAGAGTGAGCTGGGCTTGGGCGAGCTGGCCGGGCTCACTGTAGCCAACGAGGCCGACAGCCTGGCGTACGAA ATTGGCAACAATAAAGATGCCATGCGAAAAACCTGGAATCCTAAATTTACCTTGCGGAGCCATTTTGACGGGATTCGAGCCCTAACGTTCCATCCCGTGGAGCCCGTCCTGGTCACTGCCTCAGAGGATCACACGCTCAAGATGTGGAATCTTCAAAAGACGACTCCTGCCAAAAA gagtaCATCTTTAGACGTGGAGCCAATGTACACGTTCAGGGCCCACAG GGGGGCTGTGTTGAGTGTGGTCATGAGCAGCTCTGGGGAGCAGTGTTTCAGCGGAGGAGTGGACGGCACCATCCAATGCTGGAACACGCCCAATCCCAACATCGACCCCTACGATTCCTATG ACTCTTCAGTGCTACGCGGGGAGCTTTGCGGACACACAGACTCCGTTTGGGGCTTAGTGTACAGCAGTACACACCAGCGCCTCCTCTCCTGCTCGGCTGATGGGACCGTGAGACTGTGGGATGCCAACAGCACTTCCCCCGCCCTCGCAGTATTCAACGAAAATAAAA AGATGGGAGTTCCCTCATCGGTGGACCTGGTCTGCAGTGAACCGGCTCACCTGGTCACATCCTTCACCAACGGGGAGATCGGCCTCTTCAACATGGAGACGAGTCAACTCGTCCTCAGCTTGGAGTCCAATTCGGAGCAAG GTCCTCCCATTCACATCAACAAGATCCTCAGCCACCCAACGCTGCCCATCACCATCACAGCACAGGAGGACAGACACATCAAGTTCTACGACAACAACACTGGCAAACTGATCCACTCGATGGTAGCCCACCTGGATGCCGTCACCAGCTTAGCTGTGGACCCCAACGGACTGTATCTCATGTCAGGCA GTCACGACTGCTCCATCCGCCTGTGGAACCTGGAGAGCAAAACGTGCATCCAAGAGTTCACGGCTCACCGAAAGAAATTTGAAGAGTCCATTCACGATGTGGCTTTTCATCCGTCAAAATGCTACATCGCCAGCGCCGGGGCGGACGCTCTCGCCAAGGTGTTCGTATGA